From the genome of Pseudarthrobacter sp. NIBRBAC000502772:
AGAGCTACCCGTTTGGCATCATTGTGAACACCGACGGCAAACGTTTCCTGGATGAGGGCGCGGACTTCAGGAACTACACCTACGCCAAGTACGGCAAGGAAATCCTCAGGCAGCCCGGATCGGTGGCATACCAGATCTTCGACGCAAACCTTCGTCCGATGCTGCGAAGCGAGGAATACGACATGCCCGGCATTTCGGTGGAGGTGGCGGACACGATCGAAGACTTGGCCGCCAAGATCGGCCTGGACCCGGAGAGCCTGGCCAAGACCGTGACGGACTTCAATAACTCCATCGACCGCTCCATCCCGTTCGACCCCACCATAAAGGACGGGCGGAGGGCAGCCGCCGAACCGGTCAAGAGCAACTGGGCCGCCGCCATTGAGGCGGGCCCCTTCTACGCCTACGGCGTTACGTGCGGGATCACTTTCACCTTCGGAGGCATTAAGTCGGACACCCACGGCCGCGTCTTGAACGCTGACGGCAGGCACATCGAAGGACTGTTTGTGGCAGGTGAAATGCTCGGTGGACTGTTCAGTGTCAACTACCCGGGTGGCACCGGCCTTGCGGCGGGGTGCGTCTTCGGCCGGCGGGCAGGCGTTCTGGCGTAAAGTTCCTTTCGAACAAGCACCAATCACTCCCAGGCATCAAGGACCACTCAAGTGACGGAACCAGCAACCCCACGCATTGACGGAGAGAGCATCTTCCGGACCCTGCGCAGCGAAATCCTGTCCGGAGTGCACCAGCCTGGCACTGCTATTCGAGAGACGTCACTTGCTACGCGTTTCGGCGTCTCCCGGACACCCGTCCGGGAGGCGCTGTCCCGCCTGCAGCAGGAAGGGCTCCTCGAGCGTGTCGCCCGGGGCCTGCAGGTTCCTCAGGTTGACCCACAGCAGGTCATCCAGATCTATGACATGCGCATCCTCCTTGAGGAAGAGGCAGCGCGTCAGGCGGCCCGGGCCAGGCAGTTTCCGGACCTGATGCGGCTTGAGGCTTTGCTCCAGCGGGACCGTGAACTCCAGGAGCCGGATGACCACACCCGAATCACCACTAACCTTGAGTTCCACGCCGCTGTCTGGAACTGCGCCCACAACCCTGTTCTGAGGGACCTGCTGGACCGGCTGTCAACTCACCTCATCCACGCGCCCCGGTCCACCCTCTCCACGGGGAACCGCTGGTCGGAATCGCTGGATGAGCATGAAGCCCTGATCCATGCCATCGAGCAGCAGGACAGCGATGCCGCCGGAAAAATAGCCCGGAGCCACATGGAAACAGCGCGGACTCTTCGTCTGCAGCTGCTCCGGGAGACGGCGCTGCAACAACCGCTGAGCAACAGCAGCACCCGCCGCTAAGGCACCTAGCCGGAGACGCGGCGGTCGCGCGCCTGGCGTGCCAGCCGGATGAACCCGTAGACGAACACGGCCTCGATCAGCACCATCAGCCCGAGCAGCAGCCACTGCCCCTGGGCGATGAAGACCACGGCGCCGGTGAGGACCAGCATGGTTCCCAGCGCCAGCGCGTACACGGCGAAGCCGAGGGCCACTTTGGCGCTGCGTACACCCGTCCGGAAGCCAAAGCCCACCGGTTCGCCGCCGGGATAGCCGGCCACACGGTCCGGGACTGCGGGCTTGAGCCTGTCGAATTCCGCCCAGGGGTCCGGGTCCTGATTGCTCATGCTTCCATTATCCCGCGGTTCCCGGCCCGCCCGCCCTGTTGTTGCTCTGTCACGTACGGCTGCTAAACCGCGGTTTTGGCGACCATAAGTGACAGAGCAAACGGGGGAGACGCATCTATGCTGTTGCATAATGCGTTAGCAGTAACTAACGTATCTCTGGTGCCTGATCTTCTCGAAACTGCTGCGGAACCGAACCGGCGCCGCCTGCTCCAACTGCTGGCCCGGGGCGAGCAGTCCGTCAGTGAACTGGCGGCCAACTTTGCCGTCAGCCGGTCGGCGGTCTCCCAGCACCTGCTGCTGCTGGCCGACGTCGGACTGGTGCGTGCCAGGAAGGACGGACGCAACCGGTACTACAGTCTCGACTCCGGAGGAATGAGGAGTCTCAGGGCATCCCTGGACATTTTCTGGACCGACGAACTGGATTCACTGGTGGCCGATGCCACCGCCCTGCAGCATCCACATCACAAGGAGAACCCTGATGACCATTGACAAATCCGTCTTCATTCCGGTCGACCCGGACGCTGCCTTCGCCCTGATCACCCGGCCCGAACGGCTGCGGCGCTGGCAGGCCGTCGCCGCGCGTGTGGACCTCCGGGTGGGTGGAGAGTACCGCTGGACCATCACGCCGGGGCACTCCGCGGCGGGCAACAAGGTACTCGGCCCGGAGGCTGAGGCCGGCCACACCGAGGGGTGGAACCACTACTTCGAGCGCCTGGTCACGCTGGCCACAACGGACGACGCCGGCGCGGACGATTGGGCGGCGGCTCCGGATCCGCTTACGGAGCTCGTCAGCGCCGAGGCCACTCTCGCGATCGTCCAGCGTGTCCTGCGGACTCTGACACATGGTGACGCGGACAAGCCGACGCCGTGCGAGGACTTCACCGTGAGGGAGCTCGTGGAACACCTGGTGGGCTCCATTACGGGAATCGCGAAGTCCTTGGGCGTCGCCGTCGTCGATCAGCCGGAGGCTGCACCGGAGGTCCGCATCGCGGACGCCGCCCAGCCCACGCTGGAAGCGTTCCAGGCCCGAGGCCTGGAGGGGACCGTCGACATGGGCTTCGCGGAACTGCCGGCCTCCATGGTGGCCAACATCCTGAACCTGGAATTCCTGGTCCACGCCTGGGACTTCGCCACGGCCACCGGCCAGGACCTGGACGTTTCGCCGGTGCTGTCCGACTACGTCCTGGGCCTGGCACACAACACCATCAGCCCGCAGATGCGCGGAAAGAGCTTCGCCGACGAAACCCTGGTGGAAGAATCCGCGGCAAGCATGGACCGGCTGGTGGCATTCACGGGCCGCCAGGTCCTGGCCAACTGATCGCCGGGGTTGCTCTATCAGCTTTGGTCGCTAAACCACGGGGTTGGGGACCAAAAGTGATAGGTCATCCGAGGTGCTCGGCTCGTAGAAGGCCGGCTCCTGGTGGGTAACTACGACGGCGTCGCTCACCACGTCAGCCAGCCTGCCGTGGCGGGCGTAGGCCTGCCGCTGCAGCTTGGCGCCGGTGCCGTTGCTGAAGATCCGTTGCAGGGATGCCTCGACGTAGGCTTCGTCGCCCGCCTCGACCAGGGCGTCGCGGACATGGTTGTGGAGCGCGGCGATGACCTTGCGTGCTGACTCCGGCTTGTGGGTCAGCGGGTTCAGCAGCTCGCCCTGGATTCCCCACCGGCTGGCCAGCCAGGAACCCTGACGCAGGATGATGGCCGAAACCATGTCCGGCGCATGGCCGGATTTCCATTCCCGGGAAGCGGTCTCCACCAGACCGCGCACCAGGGCAGCGATCAGGACGGTGTCGCGGGGATCGAGGCAAACGTCGGACACCCGGATCTCCACGGTGGGGTGGCGGGCGGAGAGGCGGGCATCAAAATCAGGGTTGTTTACTACGCCCGTTGCGGCCAGATCCGCTACCCGCTGGTGGTACGCCTGGGCAGAGCCGAAAATTTCCGTCGGCCCGGCGGAGGACCATCGGTTCCAGGCCTGGGTGCGGTAGCTGGCATAGCCGCTGTCAGCGCCGTCCCAGAACGGGGAGTTGGAGGTCAACGCCATCAGTGGCGGCAGCCAGGACCTGATGCGGTCCAGGATCGCGACGCCCTCCTCGTCAGAGTCAACGGAGACATGGATGTGGCAGCCGCAGGTCAGCTGTTTGCGGGCCGTTACAGCAAACTTTTCCAGCAGCGCGTCATAGCGGGGGTCGCTGGTGGAATGGGGTGTCACTGCCAGCGGGGACGTGGCGAGGGCGGCGATCCGGGCGCCCGCCTTCCGGGCAAGCGAGTCCGCGAGGGCTCGGCCGGACAGGATCTCGGCGGAGAGCCCGGTCAGGGTGCTGTGCGGGTGGGTGATCACTTCGATCTGTTCCTGGTGGAGCTCGACGGCGAGCATCGGGTGCGTGGAAAGGTCGCCAGGTTCGCCCGGGTCCTGGAGACGCAGCAGGTCTGCGGCCAGGGGCAGGGGACTGCCGTTGGAGGGATCAACGATCAGGAATTCTTCTTCTACACCAAAAGTACGCACTAACTAAGTGTGCGGCACTAAAAGCAGCCCCAGATCCACACTTGCTCGCGGCATCCGTGGGGGCATCCGTGGGGGCATCCGTGAGGGCACAGCGGGGCATCCGGGAGGGCCGCCTGAAGCAGTTGAAATCCCCTATATCCGCGGGTGCCCATTCAGTTCCATAATGGCCACATAAGCTTCGGGGACCCTCGTGCCGATGATGGCTGGCGCGGCGCAGGGGAGTCCCAGGTGACCGCTCCGGCACTTGGCGCAAGGGGCGGCCACGCGGCACCGGACAACGATGTTCCGGATCCGCCCCCGGGGGAGAGCATCGCCACCAACGCGAAAGCAAGGCACAAAGGAAACCATCATGCTCAAGGATCGAACCATCATGGCTGTCCTTCCCGCGAAGGACATCAACAGGGCGAAGGATTTCTATCGGGACAAGCTGGGCCTGGAACCGTCCGATTCCATGGAGGACGACAGCCTGTTCTACAGCGGCGGCAACGGAACGGGTTTCCTGATCTACCAGACAGAGAACGCCGGGACGGCCAAGAACACCCAGATGGGCTGGGAAACGGACAACCTCGAACGCGAGATGGAGGAACTGCGGGGCCGCGGCGTCGTCTTTGAAGACTACGATTTCCCCGGCCTGAAGACGGAGAACGGCGTTGCCGATAATGACTGGGGGAAGGCCGCCTGGTTCCTGGACAGCGAAGGGAACATCCTCAACATCTCCCAGCGCAAGTAGCCAGGCGCGGGCTGAATGAAGCAGGCTCATTGGCGCACCAAGGGGCCGCACTTGCCGCAAAGGCAGGTGCGGCCCCTGGCGCGCCACGCTCAGGAATCGACGCGCCGCCTTCAGGAATAGAATGGGCGCCATGGGCACCGTTGACGATTCCTTGGCCGATCTGCCTGAGCCCGACCGCGGCTGCCTGCAGCATGTGATCGAGGTTGCAAGGGCCGTTGTGCCGGAGGCCGAGGAGGGGATGAGCTACGGGATGCCCGCCCTGAAATTTGAGGGAAAGCCGCTCGTGGGCGTCGTCCGGGCAGCCAAGCACCTCTCCGTCTTCCCGTTTTCCCCGGCGGTGATTGACGCCGTCGCCGGCCGGCTTGGAGGGTACTCCCTGTCCAAAGGGACCATCCGGTTCACGGCGGCGCATCCCCTCCCCGACGACGTGCTGGAGGACATCGTCCGGCTGCGCCGTGCCGAGATCCTCAAGTAGGGCCGGCGTCGGTCAGTGTTTGGACAAGGACTCTGGAAGCAGTCCGAGCTGTCCGAGGAACTCCAGCTGGTCGAAGTAGAAGTGGTGGCTGGTGATTTCGCCTCCCTCGACCCTGGCGACGTCGCAGCTTCTGACCCTGAGCTCCTTGCCGCTGGCCGGGAGGCTTTCGCCGGTAGGCAGGCTCAGCGGCCCGGTGTTGGTTCCGGCCACGAAGCCCTCATCGATCGCGACCTCCCCGGCCTCGTGCTTGTCCGTGTACTCATACCTGACGTCCGGGATGGCTTCCCAGAACTTGAAGAAGTACTTGGTTATGGCGTCACGCCCGGTGAGCTCGCCTTCATCTGGAGTGAAGGCCACGGCATCAGCGGAGTAGCAATTCGCCAGGGTTTCCTTGTCCTTTGCTGTCATGGCCGTGGTCAGACGGTCCATGACCTCGCGTGCCTGTCCCATTTCGACCTCCATTTTGTTCAGGGCGGCCTGACGGAACTGCGGGCCGCTTCGTGGTTTTGGCCTGCTGGTGCAAGGGCCAATTTAAGTACACGTCCGCCGTAGAAGAGTGTCAACGAACGGGGATACCCTCTGTGAATACCGCGGAGGAAGAGGAATCCATGGGCACAAAAACAGACGCAGAAACAGTTGAGGCAGTTCTCCATGACGGCTCAACCATCCCGGTCACGGTCCAGGGAGACGGACCCGGCGTCCTCCTGCCGGTCAGCCTGGCCCTGCACACGACGGCCGAAGCGGAGACGCTGCGCCAGTGGGGCGGGGACCCGGACCTGGGACCAAACCTCATCAACGGACTGGCACCAACCAACCGCGTCATAGCCGCGGACTACGAAGCGCACCGCATGGCCCACCCGGCGCCGCAGACGCTCAGCCCGGGGAACATCGCGAAGGATCTGCTGGCAATTGCCGGTGCCGCTGGCGTCGACCGTTTTGCCTATTACGGCTACTCCTGGCTGGCGCTGTGCGGCCTGCAACTGGCACTCCGCACCGACCGTCTGCGGGCGCTCGCCATGGGCGGGTTCCCGCCGCTC
Proteins encoded in this window:
- a CDS encoding iron chaperone, giving the protein MGTVDDSLADLPEPDRGCLQHVIEVARAVVPEAEEGMSYGMPALKFEGKPLVGVVRAAKHLSVFPFSPAVIDAVAGRLGGYSLSKGTIRFTAAHPLPDDVLEDIVRLRRAEILK
- a CDS encoding TIGR03086 family metal-binding protein, with protein sequence MTIDKSVFIPVDPDAAFALITRPERLRRWQAVAARVDLRVGGEYRWTITPGHSAAGNKVLGPEAEAGHTEGWNHYFERLVTLATTDDAGADDWAAAPDPLTELVSAEATLAIVQRVLRTLTHGDADKPTPCEDFTVRELVEHLVGSITGIAKSLGVAVVDQPEAAPEVRIADAAQPTLEAFQARGLEGTVDMGFAELPASMVANILNLEFLVHAWDFATATGQDLDVSPVLSDYVLGLAHNTISPQMRGKSFADETLVEESAASMDRLVAFTGRQVLAN
- a CDS encoding nuclear transport factor 2 family protein, with amino-acid sequence MGQAREVMDRLTTAMTAKDKETLANCYSADAVAFTPDEGELTGRDAITKYFFKFWEAIPDVRYEYTDKHEAGEVAIDEGFVAGTNTGPLSLPTGESLPASGKELRVRSCDVARVEGGEITSHHFYFDQLEFLGQLGLLPESLSKH
- a CDS encoding GntR family transcriptional regulator — its product is MTEPATPRIDGESIFRTLRSEILSGVHQPGTAIRETSLATRFGVSRTPVREALSRLQQEGLLERVARGLQVPQVDPQQVIQIYDMRILLEEEAARQAARARQFPDLMRLEALLQRDRELQEPDDHTRITTNLEFHAAVWNCAHNPVLRDLLDRLSTHLIHAPRSTLSTGNRWSESLDEHEALIHAIEQQDSDAAGKIARSHMETARTLRLQLLRETALQQPLSNSSTRR
- a CDS encoding helix-turn-helix transcriptional regulator codes for the protein MPDLLETAAEPNRRRLLQLLARGEQSVSELAANFAVSRSAVSQHLLLLADVGLVRARKDGRNRYYSLDSGGMRSLRASLDIFWTDELDSLVADATALQHPHHKENPDDH
- a CDS encoding VOC family protein, with the translated sequence MLKDRTIMAVLPAKDINRAKDFYRDKLGLEPSDSMEDDSLFYSGGNGTGFLIYQTENAGTAKNTQMGWETDNLEREMEELRGRGVVFEDYDFPGLKTENGVADNDWGKAAWFLDSEGNILNISQRK
- a CDS encoding glutamate--cysteine ligase, which produces MRTFGVEEEFLIVDPSNGSPLPLAADLLRLQDPGEPGDLSTHPMLAVELHQEQIEVITHPHSTLTGLSAEILSGRALADSLARKAGARIAALATSPLAVTPHSTSDPRYDALLEKFAVTARKQLTCGCHIHVSVDSDEEGVAILDRIRSWLPPLMALTSNSPFWDGADSGYASYRTQAWNRWSSAGPTEIFGSAQAYHQRVADLAATGVVNNPDFDARLSARHPTVEIRVSDVCLDPRDTVLIAALVRGLVETASREWKSGHAPDMVSAIILRQGSWLASRWGIQGELLNPLTHKPESARKVIAALHNHVRDALVEAGDEAYVEASLQRIFSNGTGAKLQRQAYARHGRLADVVSDAVVVTHQEPAFYEPSTSDDLSLLVPNPVV